A single Desulfovibrio legallii DNA region contains:
- the tig gene encoding trigger factor: protein MEYSAEDISPVKKKVVITTGPQEVEAAILGTVALYKTSVQVDGFRKGKAPASVIEQRFHDKIYEEARQDLINVHINDVMQQLGVAPLSGINVDAPQSFERGKDYVYSIEFETLPAFDLPPYEGLEVEQEKVQVDPKEVEDVLDHLRRERAQLVPVEGAGPAVDGQVASLNFAAYAEDGTPVEGIKAENFDLAIGEGQALEDFEALVKTVPYGQEGQGQIHFPDDFLAKDLAGKTVTMKVKVHAIKERKLPELNDDFAKSLGKDTVAALREAITDSYARSRTSLSKSAAQKSLLDSMLKMVTFELPPSLVETQMRTLLGDMAARLERQGRSLQALGKSLEELRKELQPEAEGLTRAEVLLLSIAKKEGLEVSETEVSTQLYRHSLQSGEDFKTLREEYERTGMIFVLRDRLLADKAMDLVYERAKVTEVEPKPAPQEPAAPADGAEAQA, encoded by the coding sequence GTGGAATATAGCGCCGAAGACATCTCGCCCGTAAAGAAAAAGGTCGTCATCACCACCGGGCCGCAGGAAGTGGAAGCGGCCATTCTGGGCACCGTGGCCCTGTACAAGACCTCCGTGCAGGTGGACGGCTTCCGCAAGGGCAAAGCGCCCGCCTCGGTCATTGAACAGCGCTTCCACGACAAAATTTATGAAGAGGCCCGCCAGGATCTCATCAACGTCCACATCAACGACGTCATGCAGCAGCTCGGCGTCGCGCCCCTTTCGGGCATCAATGTGGACGCGCCCCAGAGCTTTGAGCGCGGCAAGGACTACGTCTACAGCATTGAGTTCGAGACCTTGCCCGCCTTTGACCTGCCGCCTTACGAGGGGCTTGAGGTGGAGCAGGAAAAAGTCCAGGTGGACCCCAAGGAAGTGGAGGACGTGCTCGACCACCTGCGGCGTGAGCGCGCCCAGCTTGTGCCCGTGGAGGGCGCGGGCCCGGCCGTGGACGGCCAGGTCGCCAGCCTGAACTTTGCCGCCTACGCCGAGGACGGCACGCCCGTGGAAGGCATCAAGGCAGAGAATTTTGACCTGGCCATTGGCGAAGGCCAGGCCCTGGAAGATTTTGAAGCCCTGGTCAAGACCGTGCCCTACGGCCAGGAAGGCCAGGGGCAGATCCACTTTCCCGACGATTTTCTGGCCAAAGACCTGGCCGGCAAAACCGTCACCATGAAGGTGAAGGTGCATGCCATCAAGGAACGTAAGCTGCCGGAGCTCAACGACGACTTTGCCAAAAGCCTGGGCAAGGACACCGTGGCGGCCCTGCGCGAGGCCATTACGGACAGCTACGCCCGCAGCCGCACCAGCCTGAGCAAGAGCGCCGCCCAGAAAAGCCTGCTGGACAGCATGCTCAAAATGGTTACCTTTGAGCTGCCGCCCAGCCTGGTGGAAACCCAGATGCGCACCCTGCTGGGGGATATGGCCGCCCGGCTGGAGCGCCAGGGGCGCAGCCTGCAGGCCCTGGGCAAGAGCTTGGAAGAGCTGCGCAAGGAGCTGCAGCCTGAGGCCGAGGGGTTGACCCGCGCCGAGGTGCTGCTGCTTTCCATCGCCAAAAAGGAAGGGCTTGAGGTAAGCGAAACCGAGGTTTCCACCCAGCTCTACCGCCACTCCCTGCAATCGGGCGAGGATTTCAAGACCCTGCGCGAGGAATATGAGCGCACCGGTATGATTTTTGTTCTGCGCGATCGCCTCCTGGCCGATAAGGCCATGGACCTGGTTTACGAGCGGGCCAAGGTGACAGAAGTGGAGCCCAAGCCCGCGCCGCAGGAACCGGCCGCCCCGGCGGACGGCGCGGAGGCCCAGGCCTGA
- the clpP gene encoding ATP-dependent Clp endopeptidase proteolytic subunit ClpP, which produces MSLVPMVIETTGRSERAYDIYSRLLKDRIVLLGSEVNDAVASLICAQLLFLESQDPEKEVYLYINSPGGSVTAGLAIYDTMRFISSPVSTVCMGRAASMGAFLLAAGKPGMRFALPNSQIMIHQPSGGFQGQATDIEIHAREVLRLKERLNRMLAENTGKPYKDVVKATERDNFLTPEEAKDLGIIDRVLVSRHEMTQEKSE; this is translated from the coding sequence ATGTCCCTGGTTCCCATGGTCATTGAGACTACCGGCCGTTCCGAACGCGCCTACGATATTTATTCCCGCCTGCTCAAAGACCGCATCGTGCTGCTGGGCTCCGAGGTTAACGACGCCGTGGCCTCGCTTATCTGCGCCCAGCTCCTGTTCCTGGAATCGCAGGATCCGGAAAAGGAAGTCTACCTCTACATCAACTCCCCCGGCGGTTCCGTGACGGCGGGCCTGGCCATTTACGACACCATGCGCTTCATTTCCTCGCCCGTGTCCACGGTCTGCATGGGCCGCGCGGCCAGCATGGGCGCGTTTTTGCTGGCGGCGGGCAAGCCCGGCATGCGCTTTGCATTGCCCAACAGTCAGATCATGATCCACCAGCCTTCGGGCGGCTTTCAGGGCCAGGCCACGGATATTGAAATCCACGCCCGCGAGGTGCTGCGCCTCAAAGAACGCCTCAACCGTATGCTGGCGGAAAATACCGGCAAACCGTACAAGGATGTGGTCAAGGCCACGGAACGCGATAATTTTTTGACTCCGGAAGAAGCCAAAGACCTGGGCATCATCGACCGCGTGCTCGTTTCACGCCACGAAATGACCCAGGAAAAGAGCGAATGA
- the clpX gene encoding ATP-dependent Clp protease ATP-binding subunit ClpX produces MPKKKSPTTVSEPLRCSFCGRSELEVRNLIVQDGACICDKCVKACNEIIARDQMESPENPERLLSPQEIKDKLDQYVIGQNEAKKILSVAVHNHYKRVFYADALGDDVELEKSNILLVGPSGSGKTLLAKTLAKILRVPFAIADATTLTEAGYVGEDVENILVQLLQNADYDLESASKGIIYIDEIDKISRKGDGPSITRDVSGEGVQQALLKIIEGTEANIPPKGGRKHPQQEFIRMNTGNILFIVGGAFVGLDKIVESRMSGGAMGFGAKVRASKEMPLGELLDRVHPQDLVKFGLIPEFVGRIPIITHVDELDEPDLVRILTEPKNALVRQYQKLFGLENVDLRFTPDALKAIAAKAIERKTGARGLRNVMERTMLDIMFKLPSMPNVRECLINEAVINKGKEPVLLFGDDAAPAGKTGGEKAS; encoded by the coding sequence ATGCCCAAAAAAAAATCACCCACCACGGTAAGCGAGCCTTTGCGCTGCTCCTTCTGCGGCCGCAGCGAGCTTGAGGTGCGCAACCTCATTGTGCAGGACGGCGCCTGCATCTGCGACAAATGCGTCAAGGCCTGCAACGAGATCATCGCCCGCGACCAGATGGAAAGCCCGGAAAACCCTGAGCGCCTGCTCTCCCCCCAGGAGATCAAGGACAAACTCGACCAGTACGTCATCGGACAGAACGAGGCCAAAAAAATCCTGTCCGTGGCCGTGCACAATCATTACAAGCGCGTGTTCTACGCCGACGCCCTGGGCGACGACGTGGAGCTGGAAAAAAGCAACATCCTGCTGGTAGGCCCCTCTGGCAGCGGCAAAACCCTGCTGGCCAAAACCCTGGCCAAAATCCTGCGCGTGCCCTTTGCCATTGCCGACGCCACCACCCTTACCGAAGCGGGCTATGTGGGCGAGGATGTGGAAAACATCCTGGTCCAGCTGCTCCAGAACGCCGATTACGATCTGGAATCCGCCAGCAAGGGCATCATCTATATTGACGAGATCGACAAAATCTCCCGCAAGGGCGACGGCCCCTCCATCACCCGCGACGTGTCGGGCGAAGGCGTGCAGCAGGCCCTGCTCAAAATCATCGAAGGCACCGAGGCCAACATTCCCCCCAAGGGCGGCCGCAAGCACCCGCAGCAGGAATTCATCCGCATGAACACGGGCAACATCCTGTTCATCGTGGGCGGGGCCTTTGTGGGCCTGGACAAAATTGTGGAATCGCGCATGAGCGGCGGGGCCATGGGCTTCGGCGCCAAGGTGCGTGCCAGCAAGGAAATGCCCCTGGGCGAGCTGCTGGACAGGGTGCACCCCCAGGATCTGGTCAAATTCGGCCTTATCCCGGAATTTGTGGGCCGCATCCCCATTATTACCCATGTGGACGAGCTGGACGAGCCGGACCTGGTGCGCATCCTCACCGAGCCCAAGAACGCCCTGGTGCGCCAGTACCAGAAGCTCTTCGGGCTTGAGAACGTGGACCTGCGCTTCACCCCCGACGCCCTCAAGGCCATTGCGGCCAAGGCCATTGAGCGCAAAACCGGCGCGCGCGGCCTGCGCAACGTTATGGAGCGCACCATGCTGGACATCATGTTCAAGCTGCCCTCCATGCCCAATGTGCGCGAATGCCTGATCAACGAGGCCGTCATCAACAAGGGCAAGGAACCTGTGCTCCTGTTCGGCGACGATGCCGCCCCCGCCGGCAAGACCGGCGGCGAAAAAGCGTCCTGA
- the lon gene encoding endopeptidase La: MTDMLRDAAGGVELPFMPLREVVMFPRSIMPLFVGREASIKAIEAAQASYNRQIFLVAQRESELEKPEADDLAPVGVVSKVLQMLRLPDGTIKVLFEGLFRAQWSDLAETEACATVRVRRRAETQSRPEEAQALVRAAHEALEEYGKTNKKISQEAVLSIMALNEPGPLADAVLPHLKVDYRKKQEALEIDDVTLRLETAYGLLQSEVALATVEKRIKNRVKVQMERNQREYYLNEQIKAINKEMGREDDPQAEVDEIEQKLKACKMPEEARQKALAEAKKLRSMPPSAAEYTVVRNYVDWILDLPWDELKDIDINIEKARAILDGDHYGLEKPKERILEYLAVQKLSHGLRGPILCFVGPPGVGKTSLAKSVARATGRDFIRLSLGGVRDEAEIRGHRRTYVGALPGKIIQSLKRVKYNNPLFCLDEVDKMTSDYRGDPASALLEVLDPEQNNAFMDHYLDLEYDLSKIFFITTANSLHSIPAPLLDRMEIIELNSYLETEKRHIARQFLLPRQIEEHGLKPENLRVSDKALLEIIRSYTREAGVRNLEREIAALCRKTAIRLVEEDNLERSVTISLQNLPTFLGVKKYRHDEREDTPQVGVCAGLAYNQRGGEILLVETTLMAGSGHVVTTGQLGEVMTESAKAALSYVRSRAEVLGLDPRFHRKVDIHVHVPAGATPKDGPSAGITLATSITSALLGIPVRNDVAMTGEISLRGRVLPIGGLREKLLAARRSGIKKVLMPRDNEKDLKEVPDEVLKDLQIVFVDHVDEVLPQALDASAEEIFSGRATAQPLCRTLRAPKHDNMGSNQQPAQ, encoded by the coding sequence ATGACCGATATGCTGCGTGACGCCGCCGGCGGCGTCGAACTGCCCTTCATGCCCCTGCGCGAAGTGGTCATGTTCCCGCGCTCCATCATGCCCCTTTTTGTGGGGCGAGAAGCCTCCATCAAAGCCATTGAGGCCGCTCAGGCCAGCTACAACAGGCAGATCTTCCTGGTGGCCCAGCGCGAATCCGAGCTGGAAAAGCCCGAGGCCGACGACCTGGCCCCCGTGGGCGTGGTCAGCAAGGTCTTGCAGATGCTGCGCCTGCCCGACGGCACCATCAAAGTGCTTTTTGAAGGCCTCTTCCGCGCCCAGTGGTCAGACCTTGCCGAAACCGAGGCCTGCGCCACCGTGCGGGTGCGCCGCCGCGCCGAAACGCAGAGCCGCCCCGAAGAAGCCCAGGCGCTGGTGCGCGCTGCACACGAAGCCCTGGAAGAATACGGCAAAACCAACAAAAAAATCTCCCAGGAGGCCGTGCTCTCCATCATGGCCCTCAACGAGCCCGGCCCCCTGGCCGACGCCGTTCTGCCCCACCTTAAGGTGGATTATCGCAAGAAACAGGAAGCCCTGGAAATCGACGACGTGACCCTGCGCCTGGAAACCGCCTACGGCCTGCTCCAGAGCGAAGTGGCCCTGGCCACGGTGGAAAAGCGCATCAAAAACCGCGTCAAGGTTCAGATGGAGCGCAACCAGCGCGAATACTACCTCAACGAGCAGATCAAGGCCATCAACAAAGAGATGGGCCGTGAGGACGACCCTCAGGCCGAAGTGGACGAAATTGAGCAGAAGCTCAAAGCCTGCAAAATGCCCGAAGAGGCCCGCCAGAAGGCCCTGGCCGAAGCCAAAAAGCTGCGCAGCATGCCCCCTTCCGCCGCGGAATACACCGTAGTGCGCAACTATGTGGACTGGATCCTGGACCTGCCCTGGGACGAGCTCAAAGACATCGATATCAATATCGAAAAAGCCCGCGCCATCCTGGACGGCGACCACTACGGCCTGGAAAAGCCCAAGGAACGCATTCTGGAATACCTGGCCGTGCAGAAGCTCTCTCACGGGTTGCGCGGCCCCATCCTCTGCTTCGTCGGCCCCCCCGGCGTGGGCAAAACCTCCCTGGCCAAGTCCGTGGCCCGCGCCACCGGGCGCGACTTCATCCGCCTCTCGTTGGGCGGCGTGCGCGACGAAGCCGAAATCCGCGGCCACCGGCGCACCTATGTGGGCGCGCTGCCCGGCAAAATCATTCAGTCCCTCAAGCGGGTCAAATACAACAATCCCCTCTTCTGCCTGGATGAGGTGGACAAAATGACCTCGGACTACCGCGGCGACCCGGCCTCCGCCCTCCTTGAAGTGCTGGACCCGGAACAGAACAATGCCTTCATGGACCACTACCTGGACCTGGAGTACGACCTTTCCAAGATCTTCTTCATCACCACAGCCAACTCCCTGCACAGCATCCCGGCACCGCTCCTGGACCGCATGGAGATCATTGAGCTCAACAGCTATCTGGAGACGGAAAAGCGCCATATCGCCCGGCAGTTCCTTCTGCCCCGCCAGATTGAAGAGCATGGCCTCAAGCCCGAAAACCTCCGCGTTTCCGACAAGGCCCTGCTGGAAATCATCCGCTCCTATACCCGCGAGGCGGGCGTGCGCAACCTGGAGCGCGAAATCGCCGCCCTCTGCCGCAAAACCGCCATCCGCCTTGTGGAGGAAGACAACCTGGAGCGCAGCGTGACCATCTCGCTCCAGAATCTGCCCACCTTCCTCGGCGTCAAAAAATACCGCCACGACGAGCGCGAAGACACCCCCCAGGTGGGGGTCTGCGCGGGCCTTGCCTACAACCAGCGCGGCGGCGAAATCCTGCTGGTGGAAACCACCCTCATGGCCGGATCCGGCCATGTGGTGACCACCGGCCAGCTGGGCGAAGTGATGACAGAATCGGCCAAGGCCGCGCTCTCTTATGTGCGCTCCCGCGCCGAAGTCCTCGGCCTGGACCCCCGCTTCCACCGCAAGGTGGATATCCACGTCCATGTGCCCGCCGGGGCTACCCCCAAGGACGGCCCCTCCGCAGGCATCACCCTGGCCACCTCCATCACCTCCGCCCTGCTGGGCATCCCCGTGCGCAACGATGTGGCCATGACCGGCGAAATATCCCTGCGCGGCCGGGTGCTGCCCATCGGCGGCCTGCGCGAAAAACTCCTGGCCGCCCGCCGCAGCGGCATCAAAAAAGTTCTCATGCCCCGCGATAACGAAAAAGACCTCAAAGAAGTGCCCGATGAGGTGCTCAAAGACCTCCAGATCGTCTTCGTGGACCATGTGGATGAAGTGCTGCCCCAGGCCCTGGACGCCAGCGCCGAGGAAATCTTCTCCGGCCGCGCCACGGCCCAGCCCCTCTGCCGCACCCTCCGCGCGCCCAAGCACGACAACATGGGCAGCAACCAGCAGCCCGCGCAGTAG
- a CDS encoding HMA2 domain-containing protein produces MSAPLHLLKYVRSFMDGRVRIRHPALQHEHVAGIAKSGMEAVPGVHAVECNPLSGSLLIHYDSAALPRERLFALGEAWALYLDAVLAGKPATPPQG; encoded by the coding sequence TTGAGCGCCCCCCTGCATCTGCTTAAATACGTGCGCAGCTTTATGGATGGCCGCGTGCGCATCCGCCACCCGGCCCTGCAGCACGAACATGTGGCCGGCATTGCCAAATCCGGCATGGAAGCCGTGCCCGGCGTGCACGCTGTGGAGTGCAACCCCTTGAGCGGATCCCTGCTCATCCACTACGACAGCGCCGCCCTGCCCCGTGAACGCCTTTTTGCCCTGGGCGAAGCCTGGGCCCTCTACCTGGACGCCGTACTGGCCGGCAAGCCCGCCACCCCGCCGCAGGGGTAA
- a CDS encoding heavy metal translocating P-type ATPase, whose product MRFYIVHELRGVATPASGRMRVRASSPLAPASAEALAGALATLPGIADVRCNPVTGSLLLFYSDDKARTDALTLLVGAADAYDSLDVPQGPGEGELTPTQGLMPLFRYIFVRPFLPFALRIITAVAAAVPFLCKGAGALLRGRLSVDVLDAAAIGASLLMRDFRTVSMLTVLLGLGETLEYWTRRRSLATLTESLALNVENVWLLADGTEVSVPLAQVREGDLVVVRDGGSIPVDGEVVEGCALVNQSSMTGEPLGVRRTPGATVYAGTAVEEGRLVIRAKSVGDGTRLRQVVKFIEESEALKAGIQGKYERLADMAVPFTFGLFGLVWLLTRNFRQASAVLLVDYSCALKLATPLAVLAAMREGARHGMAIKGGRYLEALNEADTVVFDKTGTLTQASPAVAGVFPAPGFRRDEVLRVMACLEEHFPHPVARAVVRQAAEEGLQHEEEHAHVEYVVAHGVASTLHGKKIRVGSRHYVEHDEGVDLGPLREELERQSAMGRSLLFMSEDNRAAGMVAIEDPLRPEARRVVECLRDLGVRRVLMLTGDDERTARAVAASVGIEEFRAQVLPADKARIVQELTDQGCKVLMVGDGINDAPALSASLVGVAMSDGTDLAREVANVLLTHPSLEGLVSARLLGQRTLRRIRVNFAATMTLNSLFLLGGMFMLLGPGLSALLHNLTTLGVALNAMRPHLPPALPEEEVRFERPPASA is encoded by the coding sequence ATGCGTTTTTATATTGTCCACGAACTGCGGGGCGTTGCCACGCCCGCTTCCGGCAGAATGCGCGTGCGCGCTTCTTCCCCTCTTGCTCCGGCCAGCGCGGAAGCCCTGGCCGGAGCCCTTGCCACTCTGCCCGGCATTGCGGACGTGCGCTGCAACCCCGTTACGGGCAGCCTGTTGCTGTTCTACAGTGACGACAAGGCCCGCACTGACGCCCTGACGCTGCTGGTGGGCGCGGCCGACGCCTACGACAGCCTGGACGTTCCCCAGGGGCCCGGCGAAGGTGAGCTTACCCCCACCCAGGGGCTTATGCCTCTTTTTCGTTATATCTTTGTGCGGCCCTTCCTGCCTTTTGCCCTGCGCATCATCACCGCCGTGGCTGCGGCCGTGCCTTTTCTCTGCAAGGGGGCGGGCGCGCTGCTGCGCGGCAGGCTCAGCGTAGACGTGCTGGACGCGGCGGCCATTGGGGCCTCCCTGCTCATGCGTGACTTTCGCACCGTGAGCATGCTGACCGTGCTTCTGGGCCTGGGCGAAACCCTGGAATACTGGACCCGCCGCCGCTCCCTGGCCACCCTCACCGAAAGCCTGGCCCTCAATGTGGAAAACGTCTGGCTGCTGGCGGACGGCACGGAAGTTTCCGTGCCCCTGGCGCAAGTGCGCGAGGGCGATCTGGTGGTGGTGCGCGACGGCGGATCCATCCCGGTGGACGGCGAGGTGGTGGAAGGCTGCGCCCTGGTGAACCAGTCTTCCATGACCGGTGAACCCCTGGGCGTGCGCCGCACGCCGGGCGCTACGGTCTATGCCGGCACCGCCGTGGAGGAAGGCCGCCTGGTCATCCGCGCCAAAAGCGTGGGCGACGGCACGCGCCTGCGGCAGGTGGTAAAATTTATTGAAGAATCCGAAGCCCTCAAAGCGGGCATCCAGGGCAAGTACGAGCGCCTGGCGGACATGGCCGTGCCCTTCACCTTCGGCCTCTTCGGCCTGGTCTGGCTGCTGACCCGCAACTTCCGCCAGGCTTCCGCCGTGCTGCTGGTGGACTATTCCTGCGCGCTCAAGCTGGCCACGCCCCTGGCCGTGCTGGCCGCCATGCGCGAAGGCGCGCGCCACGGCATGGCCATCAAGGGCGGCCGTTATCTGGAGGCCCTTAACGAGGCCGATACCGTGGTTTTCGACAAAACCGGCACCCTGACCCAGGCCAGCCCGGCCGTGGCCGGCGTCTTTCCCGCGCCGGGCTTCCGGCGGGACGAGGTGTTGCGCGTCATGGCCTGCCTGGAAGAGCACTTCCCCCATCCCGTGGCCCGCGCCGTGGTGCGCCAGGCCGCCGAGGAAGGGCTGCAGCACGAAGAGGAACACGCCCATGTGGAATATGTGGTGGCCCACGGCGTGGCCTCCACCCTCCACGGCAAAAAAATTCGCGTGGGCAGCCGCCACTATGTGGAGCACGACGAGGGCGTGGACCTGGGCCCCCTGCGCGAGGAGCTGGAGCGCCAGAGCGCCATGGGCCGCTCCCTGCTCTTCATGAGCGAGGACAACCGCGCGGCGGGCATGGTGGCCATTGAAGATCCCCTGCGGCCTGAGGCCCGGCGCGTGGTGGAATGCCTGCGCGACCTGGGCGTCAGGCGGGTGCTCATGCTCACGGGTGACGACGAACGCACGGCCCGCGCCGTGGCCGCCAGCGTGGGCATTGAGGAATTTCGCGCGCAGGTGCTGCCCGCAGACAAGGCCCGCATTGTGCAGGAGCTGACCGACCAGGGCTGCAAGGTTCTTATGGTAGGCGACGGCATCAACGACGCGCCGGCCCTTTCCGCTTCCCTGGTGGGCGTGGCCATGAGCGACGGCACGGATCTGGCCCGTGAGGTGGCCAACGTGCTGCTGACCCACCCCAGCCTGGAAGGCCTGGTCAGCGCGCGCCTCCTGGGCCAGCGCACCCTGCGGCGCATCCGCGTCAACTTCGCCGCCACCATGACCCTTAACAGCCTCTTCCTGCTGGGCGGCATGTTCATGCTGCTCGGTCCCGGTCTTTCGGCCCTGCTGCACAACCTCACCACCCTGGGCGTGGCCCTCAACGCCATGCGCCCCCATCTGCCCCCCGCGCTGCCCGAAGAGGAGGTCCGTTTTGAGCGCCCCCCTGCATCTGCTTAA
- a CDS encoding FeoA family protein has protein sequence MSQIVNLRQMQVGQQGKIAAVEALGEMNRRIRDMGLIPGTTVSVVGRAPLKDPVALRLSGVTISLRNSEADYIKVDLSGSAN, from the coding sequence ATGAGCCAGATTGTCAATCTGCGTCAGATGCAGGTGGGTCAGCAGGGCAAGATTGCCGCTGTGGAAGCCCTGGGCGAAATGAACCGTCGCATCCGCGACATGGGCCTCATCCCCGGCACCACCGTTTCCGTGGTGGGTCGCGCGCCCCTCAAGGATCCCGTGGCGCTGCGGCTTTCGGGCGTTACCATCTCCCTGCGCAACAGCGAGGCCGACTATATCAAGGTTGACCTCTCCGGAAGCGCTAATTAG
- a CDS encoding AsmA family protein, producing MRKVLWAILALIILLAAAGAALLGRVDTAFVVRQIAAATARATGRPLVFVSAPHIAFFPPGVRFGEARWGEAPPPAGAETESPAPQPATGLSLTVKGGMAQLEWAALLRGRIVVREVRLDAPVLRLGAAALAPGDARKNDGAAPDPAAAQKPLALPAALPVELDRLVLRQGSVLWTDAAGRTARLEDLNVSLEQLRSDAEATLQCDFAFSLPQGFAFAAAPAAAAPDKAARPGPDGSAAPLTGTLALSAKLRYAPPELRFRQTSVTVTPLGGHLPEKAGPLQLAAEGALRLDPAQGPQLRLDKARLTTPQAHVEARGTAGFAPLSAAVDLEFEAAPRRLAAIWGRPLTPAPAGGKDALAGAARVVYAADALDIPRLTARLDAAALTGAARLRLHADGPLELKADLHADVLDLNALPLPAATAPAAPAPAAEAAGNNAAAAAHERRAAADRAALPGLDLHLAADRLRYDGLTLRAVRLALKGSAGRYALTEAAADLETGGAVRATGNVDLPGRRCALKGTAAAVRLGPLLQALGQGSSVDGLADLRADLRGDCASAAALSSSLTGEGLLEIRRLRPGGAASQPIPGLVGKRALVPETFDLVRAPFTVKEGLLVARPVTVTAKDFNAKGEAALSLPRQHLDAGAEVRTLGLAVPVVIKGPLQHLSYGVDPRFALDVAGKLPGVLLDTGGKAGAAGGEAVKGAGGLLRQLLGK from the coding sequence ATGCGTAAGGTGCTTTGGGCCATACTGGCGCTTATCATACTTCTGGCGGCTGCGGGGGCCGCGCTGCTGGGGCGGGTGGACACGGCCTTTGTGGTGCGCCAGATCGCCGCGGCCACAGCCAGGGCCACCGGTCGGCCGCTGGTCTTCGTCAGCGCGCCGCACATTGCCTTTTTTCCGCCTGGGGTCCGCTTCGGCGAGGCCCGCTGGGGGGAGGCGCCCCCGCCCGCCGGGGCCGAAACCGAATCCCCCGCGCCGCAGCCCGCCACCGGCCTCTCGCTGACCGTCAAAGGCGGCATGGCGCAGCTGGAATGGGCTGCCCTGCTGAGGGGCCGGATAGTGGTGCGGGAAGTGCGCCTGGATGCGCCCGTGCTGCGCCTGGGCGCGGCCGCCCTTGCCCCCGGAGACGCCCGCAAAAACGACGGCGCGGCCCCGGATCCTGCGGCCGCGCAGAAGCCCCTTGCCCTGCCCGCCGCCCTGCCGGTGGAGCTGGACCGCCTGGTGCTGCGCCAGGGCAGCGTGCTCTGGACCGACGCCGCCGGACGCACGGCCCGCCTTGAGGATCTCAATGTTTCGCTGGAGCAGCTGCGCAGCGATGCGGAAGCCACCCTGCAATGCGATTTTGCCTTCAGCCTGCCGCAGGGCTTTGCCTTCGCCGCCGCGCCCGCAGCCGCCGCGCCCGACAAGGCCGCACGCCCCGGCCCTGACGGATCCGCCGCGCCCCTGACCGGCACCCTTGCCCTTTCGGCCAAGCTGCGCTACGCGCCGCCGGAGCTGCGCTTCCGGCAGACTTCCGTAACTGTGACGCCCCTGGGCGGCCACCTGCCGGAAAAGGCCGGGCCGCTGCAACTGGCCGCCGAAGGCGCGCTGCGGCTGGACCCGGCCCAGGGCCCGCAGCTGCGGCTGGACAAGGCCCGCCTGACCACGCCCCAGGCCCATGTGGAGGCGCGCGGCACGGCGGGGTTCGCGCCGCTTTCCGCGGCCGTCGATCTGGAATTTGAAGCCGCGCCGCGCCGGCTGGCTGCAATCTGGGGCCGCCCCCTCACGCCCGCCCCGGCGGGCGGCAAGGATGCGCTCGCGGGCGCAGCCCGCGTGGTTTACGCCGCCGACGCCCTGGACATTCCCCGGCTGACGGCGCGGCTGGACGCCGCGGCCCTCACAGGGGCGGCCCGGCTGCGCCTGCACGCGGACGGGCCGCTGGAGCTCAAGGCCGACCTGCACGCGGACGTGCTGGACCTCAACGCCCTGCCCCTGCCCGCCGCAACCGCGCCGGCCGCGCCCGCCCCTGCCGCCGAAGCGGCCGGGAACAACGCGGCTGCCGCGGCCCACGAACGCCGTGCGGCGGCGGACCGCGCCGCGCTGCCCGGCCTGGATCTGCACCTGGCGGCGGATCGCCTGCGCTACGACGGCCTGACGCTGCGCGCCGTGCGCCTGGCCCTCAAAGGGAGCGCCGGACGCTACGCCCTCACCGAGGCCGCCGCCGACCTGGAAACGGGCGGCGCAGTGCGGGCAACGGGCAACGTGGATCTGCCTGGCCGGCGCTGCGCCCTCAAAGGCACGGCCGCAGCGGTGCGCCTGGGGCCTTTGCTCCAGGCCCTGGGTCAGGGCAGCTCGGTGGACGGCCTGGCGGACCTGCGCGCGGACCTGCGGGGCGACTGCGCCTCGGCCGCAGCGCTGAGCAGCAGCCTCACGGGCGAGGGCCTGCTGGAAATCCGCCGCCTGCGCCCCGGCGGGGCCGCTTCCCAGCCCATTCCCGGCCTGGTCGGCAAACGGGCCCTGGTGCCCGAAACCTTTGACCTTGTGCGCGCGCCTTTTACCGTTAAGGAGGGCCTGCTCGTGGCCCGGCCCGTCACCGTTACGGCCAAAGATTTCAACGCCAAGGGCGAAGCCGCGCTGAGCCTGCCGCGTCAGCATCTGGACGCCGGAGCGGAAGTGCGTACCCTGGGCCTTGCCGTGCCTGTCGTGATCAAGGGGCCGCTGCAGCACCTGAGCTACGGGGTGGACCCCCGCTTTGCTCTGGACGTGGCCGGCAAACTCCCCGGCGTACTGCTGGATACGGGCGGCAAGGCGGGCGCGGCAGGCGGCGAGGCCGTCAAGGGCGCAGGCGGCCTGCTGCGGCAGTTACTGGGCAAATAG